In Stutzerimonas stutzeri, a genomic segment contains:
- the phrB gene encoding deoxyribodipyrimidine photo-lyase gives MTQLLWLRSDLRVADNTALAAAMNAGPTIALYLITPAQWLAHDDAACKIDFWLRNLSVLSARLAALNVPLLVRRVEQWQAVPALMVDLCHQYKIDTVHINDECGVNEQRRDDATSEALRHTPTRLQRHLDQLLFAPGSVKTLAGDCFKVFSQFRKVCYSRLSHSLPRCLPVPASQSWMPVPSNPVPTTVEAFASPGDALRGYWPAGEEAAHKRLVWFAEHGLAEYQERRDFPAEPGTSQLSAYLAAGVISPRQCLHAALAMNQGELDSGNPGVVTWINELLWREFYKHILQGYPRVSMGRAFRSQTEALPWRHAPDELVAWQQGRTGFPIIDAAMRQLLATGWMHNRLRMVVAMFLSKNLLIDWREGERWFMRHLIDGDLAANNGGWQWSASTGTDSVPYFRLFNPLSQSAKFDPQGHYLRRWLPELAHLSNRDIHDPRAVSGLFGASGYPLPIVDLAASRERALSAFRNLGERL, from the coding sequence ATGACTCAACTGCTTTGGCTGCGCAGCGATCTGCGCGTTGCCGACAATACCGCTCTGGCCGCCGCTATGAACGCCGGCCCGACCATCGCTCTTTACTTGATCACGCCCGCGCAATGGCTCGCCCATGACGACGCCGCGTGCAAGATCGACTTTTGGTTGCGCAACCTGAGCGTGCTCTCGGCGCGCCTCGCCGCGCTGAACGTACCGTTGTTAGTCCGCCGTGTGGAACAGTGGCAGGCGGTGCCTGCGCTGATGGTCGACCTGTGTCATCAGTACAAGATCGACACCGTGCATATCAACGATGAGTGCGGGGTGAATGAGCAACGCCGTGACGATGCCACCTCCGAAGCACTTCGCCATACCCCTACGAGACTTCAGCGGCACCTGGATCAGTTGCTCTTTGCGCCAGGCAGCGTGAAAACCCTGGCGGGTGATTGCTTCAAGGTCTTCAGCCAGTTCCGCAAGGTGTGCTATTCGCGGCTGAGTCATTCGCTGCCGCGCTGCCTGCCAGTACCCGCTTCGCAGTCATGGATGCCCGTTCCAAGCAATCCGGTGCCGACGACCGTGGAGGCTTTCGCCTCGCCTGGCGACGCGCTACGTGGATACTGGCCTGCAGGTGAAGAGGCGGCACACAAGCGCTTAGTTTGGTTTGCCGAGCATGGCCTGGCCGAGTATCAGGAGCGTCGCGACTTTCCCGCCGAACCCGGCACCAGTCAGCTGTCGGCGTATCTGGCCGCAGGAGTCATTTCGCCGCGGCAGTGCCTGCACGCCGCGTTGGCAATGAACCAGGGCGAACTGGACAGCGGTAATCCGGGCGTCGTCACCTGGATCAACGAACTGCTCTGGCGGGAGTTTTACAAACACATCCTCCAGGGCTATCCGCGGGTGTCGATGGGTCGGGCCTTCCGTAGCCAAACCGAGGCCCTGCCCTGGCGCCACGCACCTGACGAGCTGGTGGCCTGGCAACAAGGCCGCACCGGCTTTCCGATCATCGACGCGGCCATGCGTCAGCTGTTGGCGACCGGCTGGATGCACAATCGATTACGCATGGTCGTCGCCATGTTTCTGAGCAAGAATCTGCTGATCGACTGGCGCGAAGGCGAGCGCTGGTTCATGCGGCACCTGATCGACGGCGACCTTGCCGCGAATAATGGCGGCTGGCAGTGGAGCGCCTCGACCGGCACCGATTCTGTGCCCTACTTCCGCCTGTTCAACCCGCTCAGCCAATCGGCCAAATTCGATCCGCAAGGCCACTATCTGCGCCGATGGCTGCCGGAGCTGGCTCACCTGAGCAACCGAGACATTCATGATCCGCGTGCTGTCAGCGGGCTCTTCGGCGCTTCCGGGTATCCGCTGCCGATCGTTGATCTGGCAGCGAGCCGTGAGCGCGCCCTGTCCGCCTTCAGGAATCTGGGCGAGCGACTGTGA
- a CDS encoding amino acid ABC transporter permease, with product MMEFTFWDIARNLLVGLQWTLVLSLVAFVCGGVVGLLVMLARIAPVRWLRILAYGYIELFQGTPLLMQLFIVFFGVALLGVEVSAWLAAAVALTLFTSAFLAEIWRGCVESVSRGQWEASECLAMTRLETLRYVVLPQALKIAVAPTVGFSVQVVKGTAVTSIIGFTELTKTGSMLANATFEPFMVYGLVALGYFALCYPLSLAAYRLERRLNVTA from the coding sequence CTGATGGAATTCACTTTCTGGGATATCGCGAGAAATCTGTTGGTCGGCCTGCAGTGGACGTTGGTGCTGTCCTTGGTCGCGTTCGTCTGTGGCGGCGTGGTCGGGCTGCTGGTGATGCTGGCGCGGATCGCACCGGTCCGCTGGCTGCGCATCCTGGCCTACGGCTACATCGAGCTGTTTCAGGGCACACCCCTGTTGATGCAGCTGTTCATCGTGTTCTTTGGCGTCGCATTGCTGGGCGTGGAGGTGTCCGCCTGGCTCGCTGCGGCGGTGGCGCTGACGTTGTTCACCAGTGCCTTTCTCGCGGAAATCTGGCGTGGCTGCGTCGAGTCGGTCTCCCGCGGGCAATGGGAAGCCTCCGAATGCCTGGCCATGACCCGGCTGGAGACGCTGCGCTACGTCGTGTTGCCTCAGGCATTGAAGATCGCGGTAGCGCCCACCGTGGGGTTTTCGGTGCAGGTGGTGAAGGGCACGGCGGTCACCTCGATCATCGGTTTTACCGAGCTCACCAAGACCGGCAGCATGCTCGCCAACGCCACCTTCGAGCCGTTCATGGTTTACGGCCTGGTCGCGCTGGGTTACTTCGCACTCTGCTATCCGCTGTCACTCGCGGCGTATCGCCTGGAAAGGAGGCTGAATGTCACTGCTTAA
- a CDS encoding YbgA family protein, with translation MLTSSRPLIKIGISACLLGSPVRFNGGHKESRLCSETLARHFEFVPICPEVAIGLGTPREPIRLVGDPASPRAVGTVHPELDVSDALTAYGKHIAAELDDLSGYILMQKSPSCGMERVKVYQANGHPIDGGGSGLFAHALMQALPDLPVEEDGRLNDPVLRENFLTRVFAHAEWQRLLSAGLTRKAVVDFHSRYKYQLMATDPLQYKALGRMVATIGNTPLDEFTPRYFRQLMAALRKTASRGNHSNVLQHLSGYLKHDIGSEDKRELQHLIAQYREGVVPLVVPLTLLKHHFRRHPDRYVANQAYLQPHPENLSLRNAI, from the coding sequence ATGCTTACTTCGTCACGCCCTCTCATCAAAATCGGTATCAGTGCCTGCCTGCTTGGCAGCCCGGTGCGTTTCAATGGTGGTCACAAAGAGTCGCGGTTGTGCAGCGAAACGCTGGCTCGTCATTTCGAGTTCGTGCCGATCTGCCCCGAAGTGGCCATCGGTCTAGGTACACCGCGCGAGCCCATTCGGTTGGTCGGCGACCCAGCCAGCCCCCGCGCCGTCGGCACCGTGCACCCTGAGCTGGACGTCAGCGACGCGCTGACCGCTTATGGCAAGCACATCGCGGCCGAACTGGATGATCTCAGCGGCTATATCCTGATGCAGAAATCACCTTCCTGCGGCATGGAACGCGTGAAGGTCTATCAGGCCAATGGCCATCCGATCGATGGCGGCGGTTCCGGTCTGTTTGCCCACGCGCTGATGCAGGCGCTGCCGGATCTGCCTGTGGAGGAAGACGGCAGGCTCAACGATCCGGTGCTGCGAGAAAATTTCCTGACTCGGGTCTTCGCACATGCCGAATGGCAGCGCCTGCTGAGTGCGGGACTGACACGCAAGGCCGTGGTCGATTTTCACTCGCGTTACAAATACCAGCTGATGGCGACCGATCCATTGCAATACAAGGCGCTCGGCCGGATGGTCGCGACCATCGGCAACACGCCGTTGGACGAATTCACTCCGCGCTACTTCCGCCAATTGATGGCGGCGTTGAGAAAAACCGCATCGCGCGGCAACCACAGCAACGTGCTGCAACACCTGAGCGGCTACCTCAAGCACGACATCGGCAGCGAAGACAAACGGGAGCTGCAACACCTGATCGCCCAATATCGCGAGGGCGTCGTGCCGCTGGTGGTGCCGCTGACGCTGCTCAAACATCACTTCCGCCGGCATCCGGATCGCTACGTTGCCAATCAGGCGTATCTGCAGCCGCACCCCGAGAATCTCAGCCTGCGTAACGCAATCTGA
- the hemH gene encoding ferrochelatase: protein MTEQALLLVNLGSPASTEVADVRRYLNQFLMDPYVVDLPWPIRRLLVSLILVKRPAQSAHAYASIWWPEGSPLVVLSQRLTDAVRPYWTEGPVELAMRYGDPSIENKLVKLAKQGIKQVTFAPLYPQFADSTTTTAIDEAQRVIREKRLEIKLSILQPFYDQPEYLDALVDSVKPHLAQEFDHLLLSFHGLPERHLHKTDPTGSHCLKTADCCQRAEGAVLATCYRAQCLQSGAAFATRAGLRPEQWSVSFQSRLGRAKWIEPYTEAHLEELAAKGVKKLLVMCPAFVADCIETLEEIGDRGREQFIAAGGEELQLVPCLNTHESWVQALVALCRRAPQAL from the coding sequence ATGACTGAGCAGGCGTTGTTATTGGTCAACCTGGGTTCACCGGCTTCTACCGAGGTCGCGGATGTGCGCCGCTATCTCAATCAATTTCTGATGGATCCTTACGTGGTCGACCTGCCATGGCCCATCCGCCGCTTGTTGGTCTCGCTGATTCTGGTCAAACGCCCGGCGCAGTCCGCTCATGCCTACGCATCGATCTGGTGGCCAGAAGGGTCGCCACTGGTCGTGCTCAGTCAGCGCCTGACCGATGCGGTACGCCCGTACTGGACGGAAGGCCCAGTGGAACTGGCAATGCGCTACGGCGACCCATCGATCGAGAACAAGCTGGTCAAGCTTGCGAAGCAGGGCATCAAACAGGTGACGTTCGCGCCGCTGTATCCGCAGTTCGCCGATAGCACCACGACTACCGCCATTGACGAGGCGCAGCGGGTGATCCGCGAGAAGCGCCTCGAGATCAAGCTGTCGATCCTGCAGCCGTTCTACGACCAGCCCGAATATCTCGACGCGCTGGTCGACAGCGTCAAGCCGCACTTGGCGCAGGAATTCGATCACCTACTGTTGAGCTTTCACGGCTTGCCCGAACGTCACCTGCACAAGACCGATCCGACGGGCTCGCATTGCCTGAAAACCGCAGACTGCTGCCAGCGAGCCGAAGGCGCTGTACTCGCGACTTGCTACCGCGCCCAATGTCTGCAGAGTGGCGCGGCATTCGCCACGCGCGCCGGGCTGCGCCCGGAACAGTGGTCGGTGTCGTTCCAGTCACGGCTAGGCCGAGCCAAATGGATCGAGCCCTATACCGAAGCACACTTGGAGGAACTCGCGGCCAAGGGCGTGAAAAAGCTGCTGGTGATGTGCCCGGCATTCGTTGCGGACTGCATCGAAACACTGGAGGAAATCGGCGACCGCGGCCGCGAGCAGTTCATTGCCGCAGGGGGGGAAGAGCTGCAGCTGGTTCCCTGCCTGAATACGCACGAAAGCTGGGTACAGGCATTGGTCGCGCTCTGCCGGAGGGCTCCGCAGGCCTTGTAG
- a CDS encoding PAS sensor domain-containing protein — protein sequence MINAKLLQRVIDASNDGIVVAEQEGEDTILIYANPAFERLTGYAVDNILYQDCRFLQANDRDQPGVATIREAIRNNLPCRQIIRNYRKDGSAFWNELSITPVFNEADQLTYFIGIQKDVSLEVEAKQRVLELETEVQQLKNQLAALKR from the coding sequence ATGATCAATGCCAAGCTGCTGCAACGGGTAATCGACGCCTCCAACGACGGGATCGTGGTTGCCGAGCAGGAAGGCGAAGACACTATCCTCATCTATGCCAACCCTGCCTTCGAACGCCTGACCGGTTACGCCGTGGACAATATTCTTTATCAGGATTGCCGCTTCCTGCAGGCAAACGACCGTGACCAACCCGGCGTCGCAACGATTCGCGAGGCGATCAGGAACAACCTGCCCTGCCGCCAGATCATCCGCAATTACCGCAAGGATGGCAGTGCGTTCTGGAACGAGCTTTCGATCACGCCGGTATTCAACGAGGCTGACCAACTCACCTATTTCATCGGCATTCAAAAGGACGTCAGCCTCGAGGTCGAGGCCAAGCAGCGGGTCCTTGAGCTGGAAACCGAAGTACAGCAACTCAAGAACCAGCTTGCCGCACTGAAACGCTAA
- a CDS encoding EAL domain-containing protein produces the protein MTLYALAENATVILALCWLLSYTARRWGQSHHLCAKYMAGLWFGGACIVGMLMPLSTPAGIIFDARTVVLSMGALFGGPIVAGIAGALAGGYRLWIGGSGVWVGLLNVLLPISLGLVYRYLHHRGQLAIDLRSLLLFGLLLHACVLATLLLLPAPFVTPTLDQVAFPMLLVMPTAVVLLGLLLADLLNRAQIEHAMHLSEARLRAITLAIPDTLMVLDEDGRYLEVIANDAVPFHGTDPALVGKTIDDVLPASQAQPFRELILSTLASDSPGLLEYSVQTASGLNVFEVRAQRLVLAQPYKPAVVCLSRDISERANAEQERRIASIAFESQQGMIIADAENRILRVNQAFSDISGYSAAEAIGQDTRLLASGRHTPDFYQAMWRSIEQTGAWQGEIWNRRKSGEVYPEWLSITTVLDAHGKVTHYVAAFTDITERKEAEERIHHLAFYDPLSGLPNRRLLLDRLKQALAATARSQQYGALMFIDLDNFKNVNDLHGHQAGDQLLCQVAERLGTEVRAIDTIARLGGDEFVVMLEDLDVRAEYAAAQAEQIGEKLLSALSEPYRLESLLLHSSASIGVVLLNADEGDADELMKRADMSLYEAKQAGRNALRFFDPRMQQAVQERLRLEEEIRRGLETGEFVIHFQAQIERHRGIVGAEVLVRWQHPQRGLLAPCHFIGPAERAGLIEMLDFIVLTQACEQLAAWAQQPRRGELTLAVNLSASLLYQTDFAHRLLELLKRTGADPKLLKLEITESLLLDDMEEAVVRMNILKQHGIRFSIDDFGTGYSSMAYLQRLPLDQLKIDQSFVRQLAENTSSQTIVRATCALAAGLNLEVIAEGVETEAQRSLLIANGCERFQGYLFSRPVPLAEFEALVLEVVA, from the coding sequence TTGACCCTCTACGCTTTAGCCGAAAACGCAACGGTGATTCTCGCGCTCTGCTGGCTGTTGTCCTATACCGCGCGCCGGTGGGGGCAGAGCCATCACCTATGTGCAAAGTACATGGCGGGCCTGTGGTTCGGGGGCGCCTGCATCGTCGGCATGCTGATGCCGCTTTCCACACCGGCGGGAATCATCTTCGATGCGCGCACCGTCGTGCTAAGCATGGGTGCGCTGTTCGGCGGCCCAATCGTCGCTGGGATTGCCGGCGCGTTGGCGGGCGGCTACCGACTGTGGATCGGCGGCTCGGGTGTCTGGGTCGGGTTGCTCAACGTCCTGTTGCCGATCAGTCTCGGGCTCGTCTATCGATATCTCCATCACCGCGGACAATTGGCAATCGATCTCCGGTCACTGCTCCTGTTTGGCCTGTTGCTTCATGCCTGCGTCCTCGCCACCCTGCTGCTGTTGCCAGCACCGTTCGTGACGCCCACCTTGGATCAGGTCGCGTTTCCGATGTTGCTGGTAATGCCGACTGCGGTAGTGCTGCTCGGCCTGTTGCTGGCCGATCTGCTCAATCGCGCCCAGATCGAACACGCGATGCACCTCAGCGAAGCTCGCTTGCGGGCTATTACCCTGGCTATCCCCGACACGCTGATGGTGCTCGATGAGGATGGTCGCTATCTCGAAGTGATCGCCAACGACGCCGTCCCGTTTCATGGCACTGACCCAGCATTGGTCGGCAAGACAATAGACGACGTGCTTCCAGCATCGCAGGCACAGCCTTTTCGCGAATTGATCCTCAGTACCCTCGCCAGCGATTCGCCCGGCCTTCTCGAATATTCCGTCCAGACCGCGAGCGGGCTGAATGTCTTCGAAGTACGGGCGCAACGCCTGGTATTGGCGCAACCGTACAAGCCGGCAGTGGTCTGTCTGAGCCGAGATATCAGCGAGCGTGCCAATGCCGAGCAGGAACGCCGCATCGCCTCAATCGCATTCGAAAGCCAGCAAGGCATGATCATCGCCGACGCGGAAAATCGTATTCTCCGAGTGAACCAGGCATTTAGCGATATCAGTGGTTACAGCGCAGCGGAGGCCATCGGCCAAGACACCCGCCTGCTCGCATCCGGACGCCACACGCCCGACTTCTACCAGGCCATGTGGCGCAGCATCGAGCAGACCGGCGCCTGGCAAGGCGAAATCTGGAACCGGCGCAAGAGCGGTGAGGTATACCCGGAATGGCTGTCGATCACTACGGTGCTCGACGCGCATGGCAAGGTGACGCACTACGTAGCGGCCTTCACCGATATCACCGAGCGCAAGGAAGCGGAAGAGCGCATTCATCATCTCGCCTTTTACGATCCTCTGAGCGGATTGCCCAACCGCCGTCTGTTGCTTGACCGTCTCAAACAGGCGCTAGCGGCGACCGCGCGCAGCCAGCAGTACGGCGCGCTGATGTTCATCGACCTCGACAACTTCAAGAACGTCAATGATCTGCACGGCCATCAGGCCGGCGACCAGCTGCTTTGCCAGGTCGCCGAGCGACTGGGCACCGAGGTCCGCGCCATCGACACCATTGCTCGCCTCGGCGGCGACGAATTCGTGGTCATGCTCGAGGACCTGGACGTGCGGGCGGAATATGCGGCCGCCCAGGCCGAGCAGATCGGCGAGAAACTGCTCTCGGCGCTTAGCGAGCCTTACCGGCTGGAGTCGCTGCTGCTGCACAGCAGCGCCAGTATTGGTGTGGTGCTGCTCAACGCCGACGAAGGTGACGCCGATGAGCTGATGAAGCGCGCCGACATGTCCCTGTACGAAGCCAAACAAGCGGGAAGGAACGCGTTGCGCTTCTTCGACCCGCGCATGCAACAGGCGGTGCAGGAACGCTTACGTCTGGAAGAAGAAATTCGTCGCGGGCTCGAGACCGGCGAGTTCGTGATTCATTTTCAAGCCCAGATCGAGCGGCATCGGGGGATCGTCGGGGCCGAAGTGCTGGTTCGATGGCAGCATCCGCAACGCGGCCTGCTTGCTCCCTGCCATTTCATCGGACCGGCCGAACGCGCCGGGCTGATCGAAATGCTGGATTTCATCGTGTTGACGCAGGCTTGCGAGCAGCTTGCCGCATGGGCCCAACAGCCGCGCCGGGGCGAACTGACGCTGGCGGTCAACCTCAGCGCGAGCCTGCTGTATCAGACCGACTTCGCTCATCGCTTGCTTGAGCTGCTGAAACGCACCGGTGCCGATCCGAAATTACTCAAGCTCGAAATCACCGAATCATTGCTGCTGGACGACATGGAAGAAGCTGTCGTGCGGATGAACATACTGAAACAGCATGGCATCCGTTTCTCCATCGACGATTTCGGCACCGGTTATTCGTCCATGGCCTACCTGCAACGGTTGCCGCTCGATCAGTTGAAGATCGACCAGTCGTTTGTCCGGCAGTTGGCGGAGAACACCAGCAGCCAGACGATCGTGCGTGCCACCTGCGCGCTCGCCGCGGGGCTCAATCTGGAAGTCATCGCTGAAGGCGTCGAGACCGAGGCGCAACGCTCGCTGCTGATTGCCAACGGTTGCGAGCGATTCCAGGGCTACCTGTTCAGCCGCCCGGTCCCGCTGGCCGAATTCGAAGCGCTGGTGCTTGAAGTCGTGGCGTGA
- a CDS encoding TIGR01777 family oxidoreductase, whose translation MNILLTGGTGLIGRKLCQYWLAERHNLWVWSRTPERVAHLCGEGVTGVSQLQEIDQVPLDAVINLAGAPIADRPWTRSRRLLLWNSRISLTEQLIEWLSGQLKQPQVLISGSAVGWYGDGGERELSEDDGPAGNDFASQLCGAWEESAMRAKRLGIRVVLVRTGLVLAREGGFLQRLMPLFRLGLGGRQGSGRQWMSWIHIDDEIALIDFLLRQPAAHGPYNACSPQQVRNAEFAKALGRSLGRPAVLPVPALALRSMLGELSGLILGGQKAIPARLQAAGFHFRFVELDAALADLRKPQSAV comes from the coding sequence ATGAATATATTGCTGACCGGCGGGACCGGCCTGATTGGGCGAAAGCTCTGCCAGTACTGGCTGGCAGAGAGACATAACCTTTGGGTTTGGAGCCGGACGCCCGAGCGAGTGGCCCATCTCTGTGGCGAAGGGGTGACGGGCGTCAGTCAACTGCAGGAGATCGATCAGGTGCCGCTGGATGCCGTCATCAATCTGGCCGGTGCACCGATCGCGGATCGGCCTTGGACTCGCTCGCGACGCCTGCTGCTTTGGAACAGCCGGATCAGCCTCACCGAGCAGCTGATCGAATGGCTGTCCGGGCAATTGAAGCAGCCGCAGGTGTTGATATCCGGTTCGGCAGTGGGTTGGTACGGCGACGGCGGCGAACGCGAGCTTAGCGAAGATGATGGCCCGGCCGGCAACGATTTCGCTAGCCAGCTGTGCGGAGCCTGGGAAGAAAGCGCCATGCGTGCGAAGCGCCTCGGCATTCGCGTCGTCCTGGTGCGTACCGGTCTGGTGCTGGCTCGAGAAGGCGGGTTCCTGCAGCGCCTGATGCCGCTGTTTCGCTTGGGACTGGGTGGCCGTCAGGGCAGCGGTCGGCAATGGATGTCATGGATTCACATAGATGATGAAATCGCCTTGATAGATTTTCTGTTGCGGCAGCCGGCCGCTCACGGCCCCTACAATGCCTGCTCGCCGCAACAGGTGCGCAACGCCGAATTCGCCAAGGCGCTGGGGCGCAGCCTGGGACGCCCAGCGGTATTACCGGTTCCCGCGCTGGCCTTGCGAAGCATGCTGGGCGAGTTGTCCGGGTTGATCCTTGGTGGGCAGAAGGCGATCCCGGCGCGGTTGCAGGCGGCAGGGTTTCATTTTCGCTTCGTCGAGCTGGATGCGGCATTGGCGGACCTGCGCAAGCCGCAGTCAGCTGTGTGA
- a CDS encoding MerR family transcriptional regulator, translating to MTEPAHVSTLLTSEALRQEELYPIREVSRLTGVNPVTLRAWERRYGLIQPTRTESGHRLYSLADIESIRSIRSWTDRGVAVSKVGSILSRRAATRAALPVEQHHAPIGEWTEWMTQVQLAVSSFDGARLDQIYGQIFSLYPQAVVFQDIMLPVWQQLLLRQGDYGQTSEWLFLDAFLRARVLQRLQLASSQAEGRVLLAAMPGPCRELELLITGLLLSSDTVAISVLGLGQPLDELPLVCEKARPRALVLYSNAPPSAVLLRQMAKLSLGLDCPLAMVGEGTIFAEEGLGGSPIAYLGTSDKLMQRRLLQLLDEHLDT from the coding sequence ATGACCGAACCTGCCCACGTATCCACGCTGCTCACCTCTGAAGCGCTTCGGCAGGAGGAGCTGTACCCGATTCGGGAGGTTTCGCGTCTGACTGGCGTCAATCCGGTCACCCTGCGCGCATGGGAGCGACGCTATGGCCTGATCCAACCCACTCGTACCGAAAGCGGCCATCGGCTTTATTCCCTGGCCGATATCGAATCCATTCGCAGCATTCGGTCTTGGACTGATCGTGGCGTCGCGGTCAGCAAGGTGGGCAGTATTCTTTCCCGCCGTGCGGCGACCAGAGCCGCCTTACCCGTGGAGCAGCACCACGCGCCGATAGGTGAATGGACCGAATGGATGACGCAGGTGCAGCTTGCCGTGAGTAGCTTCGATGGGGCCCGGCTGGATCAGATTTACGGACAAATCTTTTCCCTCTATCCGCAAGCGGTGGTCTTTCAGGACATCATGCTGCCTGTGTGGCAACAGCTGCTGCTGCGCCAGGGCGACTATGGCCAGACCAGCGAATGGTTATTTCTCGACGCCTTCCTCCGCGCCCGTGTACTGCAGCGGCTGCAGCTTGCCAGCAGTCAGGCGGAGGGTCGGGTTTTGCTGGCCGCAATGCCGGGGCCGTGCCGAGAACTCGAGCTGTTGATCACCGGCCTGTTGCTGTCCAGCGACACCGTGGCGATCAGTGTGCTGGGGCTCGGCCAGCCCCTCGATGAGCTTCCGCTGGTTTGCGAAAAGGCTCGCCCGCGTGCGTTGGTGCTCTATTCCAATGCCCCACCGAGCGCGGTGTTACTGCGCCAAATGGCCAAGCTCTCGCTGGGGCTCGATTGTCCGCTGGCGATGGTCGGTGAGGGGACGATATTTGCAGAAGAAGGCCTTGGAGGATCACCGATTGCCTACCTCGGCACTTCGGACAAGCTGATGCAGCGCCGCCTGCTGCAGCTTCTTGACGAGCATCTGGACACCTGA
- a CDS encoding SIR2 family NAD-dependent protein deacylase, with product MIPAPLIEALRQARHVVVFTGAGVSAESGIPTFRDSLTGLWARFDAASLATPEAFQADPMLVWGWYEWRRMKVLQAQPNSAHLAVAELARQVPRLTLVSQNVDDLHERAGSAEVVHLHGSLHQPRCFKCGEPPKQPLSMPDEPEGGRRLQPPSCDNCNGLLRPGVVWFGECLPAGALNAAFEAAETCDLLISVGTSGMVYPAAEIPGLAWRAGAVIVHVNPLPHTQHREREYTLAGPAGEQLPALVAQAFGNR from the coding sequence ATTATCCCTGCCCCGCTGATCGAGGCACTGCGCCAAGCCCGCCACGTGGTGGTATTTACCGGTGCTGGCGTCTCGGCAGAGAGTGGCATTCCGACCTTCCGCGATTCGCTGACTGGTCTATGGGCGCGTTTCGATGCCGCTTCGCTGGCTACACCCGAAGCTTTCCAAGCGGACCCCATGCTGGTCTGGGGCTGGTACGAATGGCGCCGCATGAAGGTCCTGCAAGCGCAGCCGAATTCGGCCCACCTGGCCGTCGCCGAATTAGCCCGACAGGTACCGCGTCTCACCCTGGTGTCACAGAACGTCGACGATCTGCATGAGCGTGCCGGTAGCGCAGAGGTGGTTCATCTTCACGGCAGTTTGCATCAGCCGCGCTGTTTCAAATGTGGCGAGCCCCCGAAACAGCCGCTGAGCATGCCCGACGAGCCGGAAGGCGGCCGTCGGCTGCAACCGCCAAGCTGCGACAATTGCAATGGGCTGTTGCGTCCCGGCGTCGTCTGGTTTGGCGAATGCCTTCCTGCTGGCGCCTTGAACGCCGCCTTCGAGGCCGCCGAGACGTGCGACCTGCTGATTTCGGTCGGCACCTCCGGCATGGTTTATCCCGCCGCAGAAATCCCTGGGCTTGCCTGGCGTGCCGGGGCGGTCATCGTCCACGTCAATCCCCTGCCCCATACCCAACACCGCGAACGGGAATACACCTTGGCTGGCCCAGCGGGCGAACAGCTGCCAGCACTGGTCGCGCAGGCGTTCGGGAATCGCTGA
- a CDS encoding amino acid ABC transporter ATP-binding protein yields the protein MSLLNVSALHKYYGENHVLKGVDLRVEEGEVIAIIGRSGSGKSTLLRTLNGLETINDGVIEVDGEYLDAARADLRRLRQKVGMVFQQFNLFPHLTAGENVMLAVKVVKKMPHADAERLARQMLDKVGLAEKFDAYPERLSGGQQQRVAIARALAMSPTVLLCDEITSALDPELVNEVLAVVKRLASEGMTLVMVTHEMRFAREVGSKLVFMHHGKVHEVGDPRELFANPQTAELQQFIGSVSL from the coding sequence ATGTCACTGCTTAACGTATCGGCGCTGCACAAGTATTACGGCGAGAACCATGTGCTCAAGGGCGTCGATCTGCGGGTCGAGGAGGGCGAAGTGATCGCCATCATCGGGCGCAGCGGCTCGGGCAAGAGCACCTTGCTGCGTACGCTGAACGGCTTGGAGACGATCAATGACGGTGTCATCGAGGTTGACGGCGAATACCTGGATGCTGCCCGCGCTGACTTGCGCAGGCTGCGGCAGAAAGTCGGCATGGTGTTCCAGCAGTTCAACCTCTTTCCGCACCTGACGGCGGGGGAGAACGTGATGCTGGCCGTCAAGGTCGTGAAGAAGATGCCCCACGCCGATGCTGAGCGTTTGGCGCGGCAAATGCTGGACAAAGTCGGGCTGGCGGAGAAGTTCGATGCCTATCCCGAACGCTTGTCCGGTGGTCAGCAACAACGCGTAGCGATCGCACGAGCGCTGGCCATGTCACCAACGGTGCTGCTCTGCGATGAAATCACCTCGGCGCTAGACCCGGAATTGGTCAACGAGGTGCTGGCAGTGGTGAAGCGGCTGGCGAGCGAAGGCATGACGCTGGTGATGGTGACTCATGAGATGCGCTTTGCCCGTGAGGTGGGCAGCAAGCTGGTGTTCATGCACCACGGCAAGGTGCATGAGGTGGGCGATCCGCGCGAGCTGTTCGCCAATCCGCAAACAGCCGAGCTGCAGCAGTTTATCGGCTCGGTCAGCCTTTAA